The Rhododendron vialii isolate Sample 1 chromosome 8a, ASM3025357v1 genome has a window encoding:
- the LOC131335414 gene encoding glucan endo-1,3-beta-glucosidase 14-like isoform X2: MEWLFPLDLPFKPMGSSSFFSWFLLFFLVTFPKVHAFTGTYGVNYGRIADNIPKPGNVALLLKANKIKNVRIYDADHEVLTAFKGSGVEIIVGLGNEYLKDISVSEDRAMDWVKENVQAFLPGTSIKGIAVGNEVLGSTDQELWEALLPAVKNVYNALDRLDLTKTVEVSSPHSEAVFENSYPPSSCTVKETILPYMKPLLQFFSQTNSPFYINAYPFLAYISDPVTIDIKYALFESNSGIYDSKTKLHYDNMFAAQIDAAYIALEKAGFGKMEVIISETGWASKGDANEVGATVKNAKTYNQNLRKLLAKKKGTPYKPKIAIRAYIFAMFNENLKPGPTSERNFGLFKADGSIAYDIGFDGLETSSAVSSLLSLKDIGLKGWFKSSYSLIYTTSAVVLLLIFA; the protein is encoded by the exons ATGGAATGGCTCTTTCCACTTGATTTGCCTTTCAAACCAATGGggtcttcttctttcttctcttggttccttctctttttcttggtCACCTTTCCCAAGG TCCATGCATTTACTGGGACATACGGAGTAAACTATGGCAGAATCGCAGACAATATCCCAAAACCCGGAAACGTAGCCTTACTTCTCAAAGCAAACAAGATAAAGAACGTCAGAATATACGATGCTGATCACGAAGTTCTAACCGCCTTCAAAGGGTCTGGTGTCGAAATAATAGTGGGACTCGGAAACGAATACTTAAAAGACATAAGCGTGAGTGAAGATCGCGCCATGGATTGGGTGAAAGAAAATGTGCAAGCATTCCTCCCTGGGACTTCCATCAAAGGAATCGCAGTGGGGAATGAGGTATTAGGAAGCACTGATCAAGAACTCTGGGAGGCCTTGTTGCCAGCAGTGAAAAATGTCTACAATGCCCTTGACCGCCTCGATTTAACCAAAACGGTTGAGGTCTCCTCGCCCCATTCCGAGGCTGTTTTTGAGAATTCCTACCCTCCATCATCTTGTACTGTTAAAGAAACAATTCTTCCCTACATGAAACCACTTCTTCAGTTCTTTTCTCAGACTAATTCCCCTTTCTACATAAACGCTTACCCATTTCTGGCCTATATAAGCGATCCTGTTACTATTGATATTAAGTATGCTCTTTTCGAATCAAATTCTGGAATCTATGACTCGAAGACTAAACTTCACTATGATAACATGTTCGCGGCTCAGATTGATGCGGCTTACATTGCCTTGGAAAAGGCAGGATTCGGAAAAATGGAGGTTATTATTTCAGAAACCGGGTGGGCTTCAAAGGGTGATGCTAATGAAGTTGGGGCTACTGTGAAGAATGCAAAGACTTATAACCAGAATTTACGTAAGTTGCTAGCAAAGAAGAAGGGGACGCCTTATAAACCGAAGATTGCGATCAGGGCTTATATCTTCGCCATGTTTAATGAGAACTTGAAGCCTGGACCGACGTCTGAGAGGAACTTCGGACTGTTCAAAGCTGATGGGAGCATTGCTTATGACATTGGGTTTGATGGACTTGAAACTTCTTCAGCAGTatcttctctcctctccctcaaG gataTCGGATTAAAAGGTTGGTTCAAGTCTTCCTACTCGCTGATTTACACGACTTCTGCGGTTGTTCTTCTTCTGATTTTCGCATGA
- the LOC131335414 gene encoding glucan endo-1,3-beta-glucosidase 14-like isoform X1 yields MENILKKKRPHRSTHSIKFPIGKTMNYSLSLRQEGACPSAYVVSSFFKRDIQKWVAAMTVHAFTGTYGVNYGRIADNIPKPGNVALLLKANKIKNVRIYDADHEVLTAFKGSGVEIIVGLGNEYLKDISVSEDRAMDWVKENVQAFLPGTSIKGIAVGNEVLGSTDQELWEALLPAVKNVYNALDRLDLTKTVEVSSPHSEAVFENSYPPSSCTVKETILPYMKPLLQFFSQTNSPFYINAYPFLAYISDPVTIDIKYALFESNSGIYDSKTKLHYDNMFAAQIDAAYIALEKAGFGKMEVIISETGWASKGDANEVGATVKNAKTYNQNLRKLLAKKKGTPYKPKIAIRAYIFAMFNENLKPGPTSERNFGLFKADGSIAYDIGFDGLETSSAVSSLLSLKDIGLKGWFKSSYSLIYTTSAVVLLLIFA; encoded by the exons ATGGAGAatatcctaaaaaaaaaaaggccccaCAGATCCACCCACTCCATCAAGTTCCCAATAGGGAAAACTATGAACTATTCTTTGTCATTGCGACAGGAGGGGGCTTGCCCATCAGCCTATGTTGTATCCAGTTTCTTCAAAAGAGACATCCAGAAATGGGTAGCAGCAATGACCG TCCATGCATTTACTGGGACATACGGAGTAAACTATGGCAGAATCGCAGACAATATCCCAAAACCCGGAAACGTAGCCTTACTTCTCAAAGCAAACAAGATAAAGAACGTCAGAATATACGATGCTGATCACGAAGTTCTAACCGCCTTCAAAGGGTCTGGTGTCGAAATAATAGTGGGACTCGGAAACGAATACTTAAAAGACATAAGCGTGAGTGAAGATCGCGCCATGGATTGGGTGAAAGAAAATGTGCAAGCATTCCTCCCTGGGACTTCCATCAAAGGAATCGCAGTGGGGAATGAGGTATTAGGAAGCACTGATCAAGAACTCTGGGAGGCCTTGTTGCCAGCAGTGAAAAATGTCTACAATGCCCTTGACCGCCTCGATTTAACCAAAACGGTTGAGGTCTCCTCGCCCCATTCCGAGGCTGTTTTTGAGAATTCCTACCCTCCATCATCTTGTACTGTTAAAGAAACAATTCTTCCCTACATGAAACCACTTCTTCAGTTCTTTTCTCAGACTAATTCCCCTTTCTACATAAACGCTTACCCATTTCTGGCCTATATAAGCGATCCTGTTACTATTGATATTAAGTATGCTCTTTTCGAATCAAATTCTGGAATCTATGACTCGAAGACTAAACTTCACTATGATAACATGTTCGCGGCTCAGATTGATGCGGCTTACATTGCCTTGGAAAAGGCAGGATTCGGAAAAATGGAGGTTATTATTTCAGAAACCGGGTGGGCTTCAAAGGGTGATGCTAATGAAGTTGGGGCTACTGTGAAGAATGCAAAGACTTATAACCAGAATTTACGTAAGTTGCTAGCAAAGAAGAAGGGGACGCCTTATAAACCGAAGATTGCGATCAGGGCTTATATCTTCGCCATGTTTAATGAGAACTTGAAGCCTGGACCGACGTCTGAGAGGAACTTCGGACTGTTCAAAGCTGATGGGAGCATTGCTTATGACATTGGGTTTGATGGACTTGAAACTTCTTCAGCAGTatcttctctcctctccctcaaG gataTCGGATTAAAAGGTTGGTTCAAGTCTTCCTACTCGCTGATTTACACGACTTCTGCGGTTGTTCTTCTTCTGATTTTCGCATGA
- the LOC131298777 gene encoding uncharacterized protein LOC131298777, with protein sequence MTSPYLKFEVEGGQRTTADASKSMEMLNLIQYGPFLSPSGPILHPYKNPPEIPIEFISLKWPSVSLRPACSRTRVGLARTQISLLSTNLVIPFSPHPHCLSPSNLNPRRSRCSSASPRRPPPPESELPPTEGPEATFARLKDAVQIFLAVLFWMSLFFWASAWDGRNDDDRPNKGSRFRR encoded by the exons ATGACCTCTCCCTATCTGAAATTTGAAGTTGAGGGAGGACAACGTACAACAGCAGATGCATCCAAGAGCATGGAGAT GCTCAATTTGATCCAATACGGCCCATTCCTTAGCCCATCCGGCCCAATTCTCCACCCCTACAAAAACCCACCAGAAATACCCATTGAATTCATCTCCTTAAAATGGCCCTCTGTTTCTCTCCGACCAGCGTGCTCCAGAACCAGGGTTGGCCTCGCCCGCACGcaaatctctctcctctccaccAATCTAGTTATTCCCTTTTCACCTCATCCCCACTGCTTGTCGCCGTCGAATCTCAATCCGCGGCGGAGCCGGTGCAGCTCAGCTAGTCCCCGCCGTCCGCCGCCGCCGGAATCTGAGCTACCCCCAACAGAAG GTCCAGAAGCAACTTTTGCTAGGTTGAAAGATGCAGTGCAGATCTTCCTTGCCGTTCTATTCTGGATGTCCTTATTCTTTTGGGCTTCAGCATGGGATGGAAGAAATGATGATGATAGACCAAACAAGGGATCTCGATTTAGAAGATGA
- the LOC131335416 gene encoding EPIDERMAL PATTERNING FACTOR-like protein 2, whose translation MCESFSVEVNICFSTYPIQPSSSSSSSFSTFPIPQPANLCINSYIKQTVMAPSFTNYPNGLIKVAVTVILISSLSALPPKSVGLELSSYSKMVLGSRPPGCVNKCMSCRPCMAILVIPPHVIIKNNKKGFRESSPSSHREDDNYYLLSWKCRCGNKLYQP comes from the exons ATGTGTGAGAGCTTCTCTGTGGAAGTGAACATTTGCTTCTCCACATACCCCATCCaaccatcttcttcttcttcttcttctttctcaacATTTCCTATTCCTCAACCTGCAAATTTATGCATCAATAGTTACATCAAACAGACAGTGATGGCCCCATCATTTACAAACTACCCAAATGGTCTGATCAAAGTAGCAGTCACAGTGATTCTTATCTCTTCTCTCTCAGCTCTGCCTCCCAAATCAG TTGGCTTGGAGTTGTCAAGTTATAGCAAGATGGTGTTGGGTTCAAGGCCTCCAGGGTGTGTAAACAAGTGCATGAGTTGCAGGCCTTGTATGGCTATTCTGGTCATTCCTCCCCATGTTATTATTAAGAATAATAAAAAGGGCTTCAGAGAATCATCACCATCTTCTCATAGAGAGGATGATAACTACTATCTCCTCTCTTGGAAATGCAGATGTGGAAACAAGCTCTACCAGCCTTGA
- the LOC131335417 gene encoding 26.5 kDa heat shock protein, mitochondrial isoform X2 yields MALARLAFKNMGQRVASPSCYSLASQSLVIRSLDTAQKQRWGSDPPHGFSASSGDHHEKSDGGEVAVSDEGDKKFKLFPRKQRKRGLWKRNDDRNFGLGNALVQATENINKLLENFSPSRLIGRFKEHDECYKLRYLMPGLGKEDVKITVEDGVLRIRGEHKEVDEEESDDELFSAMRYGYYDFTAVLPEDAKPDEIKAEMKDGVLTIIIPRAETPKKDVKEVQID; encoded by the exons ATGGCTTTGGCTCGTTTAGCTTTTAAGAACATGGGACAGAGAGTGGCCTCCCCTTCATGTTATTCACTAGCTTCTCAAAGTTTGGTCATTAGGAGTCTCGACACCGCGCAGAAACAGAGGTGGGGCTCCGATCCTCCGCATGGGTTCTCCGCATCGTCCGGTGATCATCACGAGAAATCGGACGGCGGAGAGGTGGCTGTATCCGATGAGGGTGATAAGAAGTTCAAGCTGTTTCCAAGAAAGCAACGCAAGAGGGGCCTCTGGAAGAGAAACGACGACCGCAACTttg GGTTAGGAAACGCGTTGGTGCAAGCAACAGAGAACATCAACAAGCTGTTGGAGAATTTTTCACCGTCGAGGCTAATAGGCCGATTCAAAGAGCATGACGAATGCTACAAGCTAAGGTACTTGATGCCAGGGTTGGGGAAAGAGGATGTGAAGATAACAGTTGAGGACGGGGTTCTGAGAATAAGAGGAGAGCACAAGGAAGTGGATGAAGAGGAGTCCGATGATGAGCTCTTCTCGGCTATGAGGTACGGGTACTATGATTTTACGGCTGTTTTACCCGAGGATGCCAAGCCTGATGAAATCAAGGCGGAGATGAAGGATGGGGTGCTGACTATTATCATTCCTCGAGCTGAAACACCAAAGAAGGATGTTAAGGAAGTTCAGATTGAttga
- the LOC131335417 gene encoding 26.5 kDa heat shock protein, mitochondrial isoform X1 — protein MALARLAFKNMGQRVASPSCYSLASQSLVIRSLDTAQKQRWGSDPPHGFSASSGDHHEKSDGGEVAVSDEGDKKFKLFPRKQRKRGLWKRNDDRNFDLLPSGLGNALVQATENINKLLENFSPSRLIGRFKEHDECYKLRYLMPGLGKEDVKITVEDGVLRIRGEHKEVDEEESDDELFSAMRYGYYDFTAVLPEDAKPDEIKAEMKDGVLTIIIPRAETPKKDVKEVQID, from the exons ATGGCTTTGGCTCGTTTAGCTTTTAAGAACATGGGACAGAGAGTGGCCTCCCCTTCATGTTATTCACTAGCTTCTCAAAGTTTGGTCATTAGGAGTCTCGACACCGCGCAGAAACAGAGGTGGGGCTCCGATCCTCCGCATGGGTTCTCCGCATCGTCCGGTGATCATCACGAGAAATCGGACGGCGGAGAGGTGGCTGTATCCGATGAGGGTGATAAGAAGTTCAAGCTGTTTCCAAGAAAGCAACGCAAGAGGGGCCTCTGGAAGAGAAACGACGACCGCAACTttg ATCTTTTGCCCTCAGGGTTAGGAAACGCGTTGGTGCAAGCAACAGAGAACATCAACAAGCTGTTGGAGAATTTTTCACCGTCGAGGCTAATAGGCCGATTCAAAGAGCATGACGAATGCTACAAGCTAAGGTACTTGATGCCAGGGTTGGGGAAAGAGGATGTGAAGATAACAGTTGAGGACGGGGTTCTGAGAATAAGAGGAGAGCACAAGGAAGTGGATGAAGAGGAGTCCGATGATGAGCTCTTCTCGGCTATGAGGTACGGGTACTATGATTTTACGGCTGTTTTACCCGAGGATGCCAAGCCTGATGAAATCAAGGCGGAGATGAAGGATGGGGTGCTGACTATTATCATTCCTCGAGCTGAAACACCAAAGAAGGATGTTAAGGAAGTTCAGATTGAttga
- the LOC131335418 gene encoding uncharacterized protein LOC131335418 isoform X2, producing the protein MDNSAVQSRGSISSISTSNLIMDTHGSSSGNPSSEFVNHGLLLWNQNRQQWIGNKKPENRAQQLHEPKLSWNATYESLLGSSKPFSQPVPLAEMVDFLVDIWEQEGMYD; encoded by the exons ATGGACAACAGTGCGGTGCAGTCGCGAGGAAGCATCTCATCAATAAGCACATCAAATCTAATCATGGATACCCATGGCAGTAGCAGTGGAAACCCCTCTTCCGAATTCGTTAATCATG GTCTTCTTCTCTGGAACCAAAATAGGCAGCAGTGGATAGGAAATAAAAAGCCTGAGAATCGGGCGCAGCAGCTTCACGAACCTAAATTGAG TTGGAACGCAACCTATGAGAGTTTGCTTGGTAGCAGCAAGCCATTTTCTCAGCCTGTACCTCTTGCT GAAATGGTAGATTTTCTCGTCGATATATGGGAGCAGGAAGGGATGTATGATTGA
- the LOC131335418 gene encoding uncharacterized protein LOC131335418 isoform X1 yields the protein MLTVGSLLRYGSIVVLISHIIACMGGCLGSHSKPKPVTSIDEPLEGPKLQGQKVSKPSISEDFWTTSACDMDNSAVQSRGSISSISTSNLIMDTHGSSSGNPSSEFVNHGLLLWNQNRQQWIGNKKPENRAQQLHEPKLSWNATYESLLGSSKPFSQPVPLAEMVDFLVDIWEQEGMYD from the exons ATGCTTACGGTGGGATCTCTGCTACGCTACGGATCGATTGTAGTTTTGATTTCTCATATAATCGCATGCATGGG TGGTTGTCTGGGAAGCCATAGTAAACCCAAGCCGGTTACCTCAATTGATGAGCCACTGGAAGGTCCAAAGCTTCAAGGTCAAAAGGTATCAAAACCTAGCATATCGGAGGATTTCTGGACCACCAGCGCATGTGATATGGACAACAGTGCGGTGCAGTCGCGAGGAAGCATCTCATCAATAAGCACATCAAATCTAATCATGGATACCCATGGCAGTAGCAGTGGAAACCCCTCTTCCGAATTCGTTAATCATG GTCTTCTTCTCTGGAACCAAAATAGGCAGCAGTGGATAGGAAATAAAAAGCCTGAGAATCGGGCGCAGCAGCTTCACGAACCTAAATTGAG TTGGAACGCAACCTATGAGAGTTTGCTTGGTAGCAGCAAGCCATTTTCTCAGCCTGTACCTCTTGCT GAAATGGTAGATTTTCTCGTCGATATATGGGAGCAGGAAGGGATGTATGATTGA